GATGGTGGCCAAAGATAGTGGACAGTGGGAGAAGACATTTTCTTGCAAGAAAATATAAGCAAAGTGGGATCAACCCATTTTTATACCAACTTGAAAGAGTGTATATATGAGAAAAAGAGTTTGGGAGATCTTAACTTGAAAGAGTGTATATTGGAGGCCAACTTATACtaaagataaggtcaatttacaGGATATAAGTGAGGCTAAACCTCATTGTCAGTTTTGTGAGGTTAAGTGAGGCATAAATCCACTTACTAAGAATATATAAGCTTAAGgaaacagaaagaaaaacataatggAGTTTAACCCTAGGATTCTAGGTTACAGATAAATGCAACACAAAACTTTATAAACTATTGTAATAGTGACTACCTAAGCTCCAACTTGTCTTTTAAACCTGCATTGCAGCACTTCATAAGGATGGGAACTTGTTTTTACCTTTTGTTATTAGTCCAAAGATCCAAGCTTCAATGTATTACACAATTTTCTCCTGCAAAATGTGGAGCTAATACCAttgttctctttcttttttattctctaGATATTATTAGTTATCACAATCTATTAAGCATGAACCCAACTTTTCAATGGCCTTATGTCCAACATGTGTCTGACACCAACACATGTCCGACATGTGTTAAACACTCTACTgaagtttcaaattaaaaaatcattgcAGGTCCAACACAGTCAAACACAGTGGTAATGAGTGTGGAgacagtattttttttaagttgggAAGGTAGAAACTTACTGCGTAAGTTTATGTTTCCTctttaaacaaacaaacaaaccgTCTACTTTCCATTTACACGTTCTCTTTTTGTAACTTTTGAGTTTCTCCcctctataaataaattaccctCCTATGCCCTGTTAGTCTCATTTGCACTTCCCCACCATTTCATGCTTCTCAGTTTTTGTGAACGTGAAACCTATCACTAAAGTTTTggtataaagtatttttttgaATAACATGAATTTTGATGTTTCCTTTATCATTTcgaattaaaaatcaatttgaaattCCCTTTCTTACTGTTTTTAGTTTCATCCGGTATATGGGGTTTATGTTGTGGGTTTATGAAATTTcataaaagtaacttttttttatcttttatgagAGTCATAGAACTAGTTTTCTCTTTTCatgtttgtttctatttttgaCCCTCATCCTGTGTAACATGATGGTGGTGGGGACTtcattttatctatttaatattattattattagttgatTTTAGATGGATAAATTTGATCCTTTTTTATTAGGCAACAATATGTTCAAACTATAAAATTTgactattttatatatgattttgaatatataaatattcaacatatatacatacatatatatatatacatacatacatatatatatatatacatacatatatatatatatatacatacatacatatatatatacatatatatatatatatatatatatatatatatatatatatatatatatatatatatggctgGTCATATCCTACATTTTGGCGATTATAGGTATTGCCGTTTCCGTGCCTGTGTCCATGCATCATAAATCACAATTTTGTGGTGAAACCAAGCTAGCTTGTTTATATTCCTATAGCACTAAAACAAATCTGCCATATTCGAAATTGGGATATTTTACGTAGGATATATTTTATCCTTACAAATTGCAAATTCATTCATGATGCTCATATTTTGTTTCTGGCGCAAATATTGCTTACTGTTGTTAATCGACTGGTTATTTCATTTCATATCTCGGCACGAGAAGACTTTAGTGTTCAAGCAACCATTAGTTGGTTATTATCAGAAATATTTGGAGTTCAAAACGTATCAATTGTGGCCGAAGAAGACATACAAACCATCTCAAAGGATGAATCAGCAAGCTTGCTGGATAATGTTGTGAACACTGTGAATGAGTCTTTAGCTTTTGCATCCAAGTATGGTCTTCAAAGTCCAGAGACAACTCTAGGATCAACTGAAATTCTTGAGGCCATTTCCCGTTGCAACTCAACTGGAGGCCCCAATGGAAGATATTGGGTACTTGATCCTGTTGATGGCACATTAGGATTTGTACGTGGGGATCAGTATGCTGTTGCTCTAGCTCTGATTGAGGATGGAAAAGTTGTTCTTGGAGTTCTTGGTTGTCCTAACTACCCAGTAAAGACAGAATTGCTTAATTATCATTATCGGCATCACCAAACAATGGCGCAATCGTCTCTAACAACTCCTGATACTGGAGGAAAAGGATGCGTATTGTACGCAAAAAGTGGCAGTGGTGAGGCTTGGTTGCAGTCATTGATTGATGGAGAGAAAAAGCTGGAATGGCCAAATCGTGCTAGACTTATTCGTGTTTCTTCAATTGATGATCCGGCATTGGCAACTCTCTGTGAACCAGTGGAAAGGGCAAACTCAAACCATTCATTCACAGCTGGACTTGCTCACAGTGTGGGACTTAGGTGTGTATATATTTTCCCTTGTTTCATTCAAATTAACTAATTCACTGAACTGAAATTAACTCCTACATAAGCGCATTAGAACATGGTGTTAAAAGGTTTAAAgatttaggtttaaac
The Vigna angularis cultivar LongXiaoDou No.4 chromosome 5, ASM1680809v1, whole genome shotgun sequence genome window above contains:
- the LOC108340581 gene encoding PAP-specific phosphatase HAL2-like isoform X1 → MEEDKYAKELEVAVRVVHVACALCGRVQERLLETSNDHVVSKDDDSPVTVADFSVQATISWLLSEIFGVQNVSIVAEEDIQTISKDESASLLDNVVNTVNESLAFASKYGLQSPETTLGSTEILEAISRCNSTGGPNGRYWVLDPVDGTLGFVRGDQYAVALALIEDGKVVLGVLGCPNYPVKTELLNYHYRHHQTMAQSSLTTPDTGGKGCVLYAKSGSGEAWLQSLIDGEKKLEWPNRARLIRVSSIDDPALATLCEPVERANSNHSFTAGLAHSVGLRKQPLRVHSMVKYAAIARGDAEIFMKFAKCGYKEKIWDHAAGVVIVEEAGGVVTDAGGRPLDFSKGMYLEGLDRGIIACSGVTLHEKFIGAVYASWDSSNL
- the LOC108340581 gene encoding PAP-specific phosphatase HAL2-like isoform X2, giving the protein MEEDKYAKELEVAVRVVHVACALCGRVQERLLETSNDHVVSKDDDSPVTVADFSVQATISWLLSEIFGVQNVSIVAEEDIQTISKDESASLLDNVVNTVNESLAFASKYGLQSPETTLGSTEILEAISRCNSTGGPNGRYWVLDPVDGTLGFVRGDQYAVALALIEDGKVVLGVLGCPNYPVKTELLNYHYRHHQTMAQSSLTTPDTGGKGCVLYAKSGSGEAWLQSLIDGEKKLEWPNRARLIRVSSIDDPALATLCEPVERANSNHSFTAGLAHSVGLRLSTSSCTLSPPTLFGSNKLQATSMTPSPCASAMACTEGSPPPLPLTRLAILRTALIS